One genomic region from Halobacteriovorax vibrionivorans encodes:
- a CDS encoding DUF4266 domain-containing protein, which yields MKLYYVFMMLFLASCANVDQIDRGLLSKKIMQLDPHPEESVFQNEVRAFREGAVGGSSAVGGGCGCN from the coding sequence ATGAAATTATATTATGTCTTCATGATGCTCTTTCTAGCATCATGTGCAAATGTCGATCAAATTGATCGAGGCCTCTTATCAAAGAAAATTATGCAATTAGATCCTCACCCTGAAGAAAGTGTTTTCCAGAATGAAGTACGTGCATTTAGAGAAGGTGCTGTTGGTGGAAGTTCTGCTGTTGGAGGTGGTTGTGGTTGTAACTAA